From Schaalia sp. ZJ405, one genomic window encodes:
- a CDS encoding tripartite tricarboxylate transporter permease, whose amino-acid sequence MNAIIDGLSALFEPIALLCFVIGLGLGLLVGIFPGITISMAVALATSFTLTLEPAQGLAMLLAIYVSAQYGDRIPSILLNTPGTPAAVATTLDGYPMAKKGQAGLALSISAIATTVGILMSMIVLMFFAQPIAQFALNFGPFEMFALVSFGLTVIISISTQSLAKGIFAGLLGITFGMVGLDPITGDPRFVFGTNELTSGLHFIAIIIGLFGITEVLDQILTYRRDKTHVITSLGRWWPTKSEMRQVAKPMALSGALGALIGVIPAAGGDIAGLIGWNRAKAISKKPEEFGKGSIEGLVGSDTASASTLGGALTTTLSLGIPGDSVMAVMIGSMIIWGIQPGPSLFERRPDIVVIIIAVMLLATLASTIISLVRTRAMTRLLDLPPQLIWGIIIVFCIVGTYSTTNNILTVIQMLVFGLLGLLLRRIGVPAGPVVLGFLLGPLAESNLRRAMLIGPPTEFITRPISLILLICTVAGLVWPTIARQLKQHKAAL is encoded by the coding sequence ATGAATGCCATCATTGACGGTCTTTCAGCGTTGTTTGAGCCCATCGCGCTCCTCTGTTTTGTCATCGGGCTTGGTCTGGGTCTTCTCGTGGGAATTTTCCCGGGAATCACCATTTCAATGGCTGTCGCCCTCGCTACGAGCTTCACGCTGACACTCGAGCCTGCGCAAGGGCTAGCCATGCTTCTCGCGATCTACGTGTCAGCACAATACGGTGACCGTATTCCATCAATTCTTCTGAACACTCCGGGAACCCCCGCTGCCGTCGCTACGACACTCGATGGGTATCCGATGGCGAAAAAAGGGCAGGCAGGTCTTGCCCTATCAATTTCGGCGATAGCGACGACGGTCGGCATTCTCATGTCAATGATCGTTCTCATGTTCTTTGCCCAGCCAATCGCTCAGTTCGCACTGAATTTCGGTCCCTTTGAGATGTTCGCCCTCGTGTCTTTTGGCCTCACAGTGATCATCTCAATCTCCACTCAATCTCTCGCTAAAGGAATTTTTGCTGGGCTCCTTGGGATCACCTTCGGTATGGTTGGTTTGGACCCAATCACCGGGGATCCGCGGTTTGTCTTTGGAACGAATGAACTGACAAGTGGTCTGCACTTCATTGCCATCATCATTGGACTTTTCGGCATCACAGAGGTTCTCGATCAGATTCTCACGTACCGTCGCGATAAGACCCACGTTATTACGAGTCTTGGACGGTGGTGGCCAACGAAGTCTGAGATGCGACAGGTGGCAAAACCAATGGCTTTGTCTGGTGCCCTGGGTGCACTCATCGGGGTGATTCCAGCTGCGGGTGGTGACATCGCGGGACTGATCGGATGGAACCGTGCAAAAGCGATATCGAAGAAACCTGAAGAATTTGGAAAAGGGTCGATAGAGGGACTCGTCGGATCGGACACGGCGTCTGCGTCAACACTCGGAGGTGCGTTGACAACGACGCTCTCACTGGGGATTCCTGGAGATTCGGTGATGGCGGTCATGATCGGTTCCATGATCATTTGGGGAATTCAACCCGGTCCGTCTCTGTTTGAGCGCCGCCCGGATATCGTTGTCATCATCATCGCTGTCATGCTTCTTGCGACGCTCGCCTCAACGATCATCAGTCTTGTGCGGACACGAGCGATGACGCGTCTCCTGGATCTTCCGCCGCAGCTGATCTGGGGAATCATCATCGTGTTCTGCATTGTTGGGACGTACTCAACGACGAACAATATCTTGACGGTGATCCAGATGTTGGTCTTCGGTCTTCTTGGATTGCTGCTGCGACGCATAGGGGTCCCCGCGGGACCAGTCGTCCTCGGTTTTCTTCTAGGACCGCTCGCTGAGTCGAATCTCAGGCGAGCAATGCTCATCGGTCCGCCCACTGAATTCATTACCCGTCCTATTTCTCTGATTCTTTTGATCTGTACCGTTGCGGGGCTTGTGTGGCCGACGATTGCTCGTCAACTGAAGCAGCACAAGGCTGCACTATGA
- a CDS encoding RloB family protein, producing MNSRKRRPLSDRSRGRRNQSRTPREIVYICAEGKTEEQYIRALCEYRYPRLFAPHFLTRRGSQSARKTSLLNHLQEAKRIERQWTRYDRGQSIWIICDVDQNEVHCEDLIQWVKSDPEHHRVAIQSCSIEAWFVQHFDSTCRPGSNEEAFDALQKRWPKYTKGCEIPAWLIEQTDFAVTNENHYLATRRGERQGVWPVERSSQMPEFISYLDSRAKILHPRWDPSSRA from the coding sequence GTGAATTCCAGGAAACGAAGACCGCTGTCGGATCGGAGTCGAGGGCGTCGGAATCAATCGCGGACTCCTCGTGAGATCGTCTATATCTGCGCTGAAGGAAAGACGGAAGAACAATATATTCGTGCACTATGTGAATACCGATATCCGCGACTCTTTGCTCCTCATTTTCTCACCCGTCGGGGCAGTCAAAGTGCGAGAAAAACTTCGCTTCTCAATCATCTTCAGGAGGCGAAACGTATCGAACGACAATGGACGCGCTATGATCGGGGACAATCGATCTGGATCATCTGTGATGTGGATCAGAATGAAGTGCATTGCGAGGATCTTATTCAGTGGGTCAAGAGTGATCCTGAGCATCACCGGGTAGCGATTCAGAGCTGCTCAATCGAAGCATGGTTTGTTCAACACTTTGACTCGACCTGCCGGCCGGGATCGAATGAGGAGGCTTTCGATGCTCTTCAGAAACGGTGGCCAAAATACACTAAAGGCTGCGAAATCCCTGCCTGGTTGATTGAACAAACCGATTTTGCGGTGACTAACGAAAATCACTATCTCGCGACTCGGAGGGGAGAACGTCAAGGAGTATGGCCTGTTGAACGGTCGTCGCAAATGCCAGAGTTCATTTCCTATCTCGATTCTCGCGCGAAAATACTTCACCCTCGATGGGATCCATCATCTAGAGCCTGA
- a CDS encoding tripartite tricarboxylate transporter TctB family protein, whose translation MPTSMEMPAQVDATSAGVSNAPESVRLEVLSALVIAAFGVFTVVGARSIELRNETGGIDPRWWPTIIGAGIIFCGLWMLFNALTRRAIERNVQPANRMGWLWLLATIAALIGAVGIWIIGLHFLVITPLFLALTNWLYGERRWQTLALFPTIVTLILFVIFRLLLKVPL comes from the coding sequence ATGCCGACATCAATGGAGATGCCCGCTCAGGTCGACGCTACATCAGCAGGAGTATCGAATGCTCCTGAGTCAGTTCGCTTAGAAGTACTTTCAGCTCTCGTTATCGCGGCTTTCGGTGTGTTCACCGTGGTCGGTGCTCGAAGCATTGAGCTGCGAAACGAGACAGGCGGTATTGATCCTCGCTGGTGGCCAACAATCATTGGGGCTGGAATCATATTCTGCGGACTGTGGATGCTGTTCAATGCTCTGACGCGGCGCGCGATCGAGCGAAACGTCCAACCCGCAAACCGCATGGGATGGCTCTGGCTCCTCGCAACGATCGCAGCGCTGATAGGCGCCGTAGGAATCTGGATCATCGGACTCCATTTTCTTGTGATCACGCCACTCTTTCTTGCACTCACCAATTGGCTCTATGGGGAACGTCGATGGCAGACGTTGGCTCTCTTCCCAACGATCGTCACCCTCATCCTCTTCGTGATCTTCCGGCTTCTCCTCAAGGTGCCACTATGA
- a CDS encoding dihydrodipicolinate synthase family protein yields the protein MTKPEILSALTTPFHPDGSLDIAGFRRNINVLAPLLDGVFVAGTTGEFHALTVSEHASLVECCLTVFGAERTVVHVGAPSTLQSLELTRQSVSLGAQRFAAITPYYLPASIDGIVRHWGAIREACEGELYGYIFPDVAVTDILPRDLPQVLESGISGIKVSARASARVLEYLNNAPAGFKLWSGNDADIPATIAAGGTGSVSGVSGACPHLWAELSSAMESGDQPAIAAVQERIEQTVAVLGPSIANIKWALDLQGRAGGTCRMSIDPPDAATRDLISSVITLTHS from the coding sequence ATGACAAAACCCGAAATTCTCAGTGCCCTCACGACTCCGTTTCACCCTGATGGATCGCTAGATATTGCCGGATTTCGACGAAATATCAACGTCCTCGCGCCGCTGCTTGATGGCGTGTTCGTTGCGGGAACGACCGGTGAATTCCATGCGCTGACCGTGAGTGAGCACGCTTCGCTCGTGGAATGCTGTCTGACCGTCTTTGGCGCAGAACGGACAGTCGTTCATGTTGGAGCGCCAAGCACCCTGCAATCTCTTGAACTGACACGGCAGTCAGTGAGCCTGGGGGCACAGCGCTTTGCGGCGATTACCCCGTACTATCTTCCAGCATCCATTGATGGGATCGTCAGACACTGGGGTGCAATCCGAGAAGCGTGTGAAGGCGAGCTGTACGGATATATATTCCCCGATGTTGCCGTCACCGACATTCTCCCGCGTGACCTCCCTCAGGTTCTTGAATCTGGTATTTCAGGAATCAAGGTTTCTGCGAGAGCGTCAGCTCGCGTTTTAGAGTATCTCAACAATGCGCCTGCGGGCTTCAAGCTCTGGTCGGGAAATGACGCGGATATTCCAGCAACTATTGCAGCAGGAGGGACCGGATCAGTTTCGGGCGTGAGCGGTGCTTGTCCGCATTTATGGGCCGAGCTGTCGTCAGCAATGGAATCCGGTGATCAGCCTGCAATTGCGGCCGTGCAAGAACGCATTGAACAAACCGTTGCAGTACTTGGACCCAGCATCGCCAACATCAAATGGGCTCTCGACTTACAGGGGAGAGCTGGTGGGACATGCCGTATGAGCATCGACCCGCCGGATGCTGCCACCCGCGATCTTATTTCTTCCGTCATCACTCTCACCCACAGTTAG
- a CDS encoding carbohydrate ABC transporter permease produces MRRQTRHVQASGARKGTRSLGFILLVPALIYIVVFLLGPLCYNLWISVSNANGANLITGDFAPTGFQNYAAVIADDQFWNGVWLSAVFTVSCLVLQFILGYALALFFRQSFPGNGVIRALLLVGWILPPVVTGTIFKWIFDSDYGVLNFFLSQLGLIDSPIKWLTEPTTAMVAIVTANLWVGIPFNMLLLLSGLHTIDESLYEAASVDGAGRWRQFWSITSPLMRPVIISVLLLGVINTYKVFDLIYTMTKGGPVNATTTLPIYTYLETFKIFEFGHGAAASTLTLVLPLVLSWFYVRSLREEDQ; encoded by the coding sequence GTGAGACGTCAGACGCGTCATGTTCAGGCTTCGGGTGCTCGCAAGGGCACCCGAAGCCTGGGCTTCATTCTCCTGGTCCCGGCGTTGATCTACATCGTCGTTTTCCTGCTGGGGCCGCTGTGTTACAACCTGTGGATTTCGGTGAGTAACGCCAACGGTGCAAACCTCATCACCGGAGATTTCGCTCCCACAGGATTTCAGAACTACGCTGCCGTTATTGCCGACGACCAGTTCTGGAACGGCGTGTGGCTATCCGCTGTTTTCACCGTGTCCTGCCTGGTTCTTCAATTTATCCTCGGATATGCGTTGGCCCTGTTCTTCCGTCAATCATTCCCCGGAAACGGCGTGATCCGGGCGTTGCTTTTGGTTGGCTGGATTCTGCCGCCGGTAGTCACCGGCACGATTTTTAAGTGGATCTTCGATTCAGATTACGGGGTTCTCAATTTCTTTCTCAGCCAGCTCGGCCTCATCGATTCGCCGATCAAGTGGCTCACGGAACCCACCACTGCGATGGTTGCAATCGTCACTGCGAACCTGTGGGTCGGTATTCCTTTCAATATGCTGCTCCTGCTGTCCGGTCTACACACCATCGACGAAAGTTTGTATGAAGCAGCTTCGGTTGACGGTGCGGGTCGTTGGCGGCAATTCTGGTCTATTACGTCACCGCTGATGCGCCCGGTGATCATTTCCGTTCTGCTCCTGGGTGTGATCAACACGTATAAAGTTTTCGACTTGATCTACACAATGACTAAAGGCGGACCGGTTAATGCCACAACCACGTTGCCGATCTATACCTACCTTGAAACTTTCAAGATTTTCGAGTTCGGACACGGTGCCGCGGCCTCGACTCTGACGCTGGTGCTCCCGTTGGTTCTGTCGTGGTTCTACGTGCGCTCCCTACGTGAGGAGGACCAATGA
- a CDS encoding Bug family tripartite tricarboxylate transporter substrate binding protein produces MKPPQILSLALAAGCALSVAACSSAGINTKTPAASSSESDYPSKDITLIVQAAAGGGSDLSSRALASAMEPILGKSIIVENRPGASGSTAMLHVKDQPADGYTIGFAPVEISMLGSLNYDIAPSDYDMLGQIMLGPGVISVPADSPYNTLKEFVEAAKTTELTAANSGSGSIWEMAGLSLADATGAKIKSVPFDGGAPAVAAVLGKQVDAAFSGVNEVKQNLEDGKLKVLAIFHSERHPELPDVPTATEQGVNIEIGGWGGIYAPKGLPAEVKKTLEKAIKEATEQDSYKNVITSSGNLVVYRNSKEFSTFANDEAERFAQLLGK; encoded by the coding sequence ATGAAACCACCGCAAATCCTTAGCCTCGCCCTTGCCGCGGGGTGTGCACTCAGCGTCGCGGCATGTTCGTCCGCAGGAATCAATACGAAAACACCTGCCGCTTCTTCCTCTGAAAGTGATTATCCCTCAAAGGACATCACTCTCATCGTGCAAGCTGCTGCTGGAGGCGGATCCGATCTTTCGTCACGTGCCCTCGCTTCGGCAATGGAGCCGATTCTTGGGAAGTCAATTATTGTTGAAAATCGACCTGGAGCATCCGGATCAACGGCAATGTTGCACGTGAAGGACCAGCCTGCCGACGGCTACACCATCGGCTTTGCTCCCGTAGAGATCTCCATGCTCGGCAGCTTGAACTACGATATTGCTCCAAGCGACTACGACATGCTTGGCCAAATTATGCTTGGCCCGGGAGTCATTTCGGTGCCCGCTGATAGCCCGTATAACACGCTCAAAGAATTTGTTGAGGCGGCAAAGACAACGGAGCTTACGGCGGCGAATTCCGGATCAGGGTCGATTTGGGAAATGGCCGGACTTTCGCTTGCTGATGCGACTGGGGCGAAAATTAAATCCGTGCCTTTTGACGGAGGAGCACCGGCAGTCGCAGCCGTCCTTGGCAAGCAAGTCGATGCGGCTTTCTCCGGGGTGAACGAAGTCAAACAGAACCTTGAAGACGGGAAGCTCAAGGTTCTCGCAATTTTCCACTCGGAGCGCCATCCAGAGCTGCCGGATGTGCCGACCGCCACAGAGCAGGGCGTCAATATAGAGATTGGGGGCTGGGGAGGAATCTATGCTCCTAAGGGACTCCCTGCCGAGGTGAAAAAGACTCTTGAGAAGGCAATCAAAGAGGCCACAGAACAAGATTCCTACAAGAATGTCATCACATCCAGTGGGAATCTTGTTGTTTACCGCAACTCGAAGGAATTCTCAACATTTGCCAATGACGAGGCCGAGCGCTTTGCGCAACTCCTTGGAAAGTAA
- a CDS encoding ABC transporter substrate-binding protein, producing MNTSKRHLGVAAACAAILALGLSGCGGSGSSGSATSPDGASSGDVTTIEMWDYLGQGVSNTGMNAAVAAFEKAHPEYKIQRTSFAYGDLAKSIVQGSVGGEVPDLAIVDVVDNQNFAALGIAKDLTETAGSKSSEFYEGPWTSTQMDGKTYGLPLNSNNLGLYYNKALFDAAGVAVPTTWDELKDAAKKLSSGDVSGLAISAVKNEQGTFQFLPFVWQAGGDLQDYATAGSEALAFLKSMIDDGSMSSSVTNYSQEDARTQFTAGKAAMMMNGPWELQNLADVDFEWGVAPLPKGKEAATGLGGENVMVMNGAKQAEGAALFAEFLTSAEGAKIYCSETGQLSARPDLAGKLKLSEDANLKVFEDQLSIAHARAYGKEYAKVSEAVQNSLQEALTGVSSPEDAAKKAAQAITPLLGAEK from the coding sequence ATGAACACCTCGAAACGACATCTGGGAGTCGCAGCCGCCTGCGCGGCGATCCTTGCTTTAGGGCTGAGTGGGTGTGGCGGATCGGGCTCTTCCGGCTCGGCCACAAGCCCCGACGGAGCCTCGTCCGGTGACGTCACCACCATTGAAATGTGGGACTACCTGGGCCAAGGCGTATCCAACACCGGGATGAATGCCGCAGTTGCAGCTTTCGAGAAGGCTCACCCCGAGTACAAAATCCAACGGACATCTTTCGCCTACGGTGACCTGGCGAAATCCATCGTCCAAGGTTCAGTCGGTGGGGAAGTGCCCGACCTGGCAATTGTGGATGTCGTTGACAACCAAAACTTCGCAGCCTTGGGGATCGCAAAGGATCTCACCGAGACTGCTGGATCCAAGTCCAGTGAGTTCTACGAGGGACCGTGGACCTCAACGCAGATGGACGGCAAGACGTACGGTTTGCCGTTGAACTCCAACAACCTGGGCCTCTACTACAACAAAGCTCTTTTCGATGCCGCCGGCGTTGCCGTTCCAACAACATGGGATGAGCTCAAAGACGCGGCGAAGAAACTGTCATCTGGCGACGTGTCGGGTCTGGCGATTTCCGCTGTGAAGAATGAACAAGGCACATTCCAGTTCCTGCCCTTTGTCTGGCAGGCCGGCGGTGATTTGCAGGATTATGCGACAGCAGGTTCTGAGGCGTTGGCATTCCTGAAGTCGATGATTGACGACGGCTCCATGTCGTCCTCGGTAACGAATTACTCCCAAGAGGATGCGCGTACACAGTTCACCGCTGGCAAAGCTGCAATGATGATGAACGGTCCGTGGGAACTGCAAAACCTCGCTGATGTGGACTTCGAGTGGGGTGTTGCCCCACTGCCGAAGGGTAAGGAAGCTGCCACCGGCCTCGGCGGCGAAAACGTTATGGTGATGAATGGCGCGAAGCAAGCCGAAGGGGCAGCTCTCTTCGCTGAATTCCTCACCTCAGCCGAAGGTGCGAAGATCTACTGTTCGGAAACGGGACAGCTGTCAGCGCGTCCTGACCTGGCTGGCAAGTTGAAGCTCTCGGAAGATGCCAACCTCAAAGTCTTTGAGGATCAGCTCTCTATTGCTCACGCCCGCGCCTATGGGAAGGAATATGCAAAGGTCTCTGAAGCCGTGCAAAACTCCCTCCAGGAGGCACTAACGGGCGTGTCGTCGCCTGAAGATGCTGCGAAGAAGGCAGCACAGGCGATCACTCCTCTTCTGGGAGCTGAGAAGTGA
- a CDS encoding carbohydrate ABC transporter permease, which yields MMTASRSRTVIPESAGEKRRRRLAWGKSALAWLIAVIYLFPVYWMVTTSVKNKAETFAQPPHLIPQALHWDSYRAAFSDEYGVWLALGNSFIIATGTLVLTLLIAVPASYAVARYRTGISTSMMVLLTVVQLLPAIAVSIPMFVMFRQMGLINTYASIIIADVSVTLPFAVILLRPYFKQFPYEVEEAAKLDGLGVLQTIVRIIIPTIRPGVVMIGSFSFLMAWGEFTFALTLSTQQHVQPLTVALNRLIGQYGTNWNDLMAVATLIALPVLIIFIALQRYIVAGLAGGATKG from the coding sequence ATGATGACTGCGTCGCGCTCCCGAACGGTAATCCCTGAATCCGCCGGTGAAAAACGTCGGCGACGCCTCGCCTGGGGTAAGTCCGCCCTCGCGTGGCTCATCGCGGTGATTTACCTGTTTCCTGTTTATTGGATGGTTACCACCTCGGTCAAGAACAAGGCGGAAACTTTCGCGCAGCCTCCCCATCTGATTCCTCAGGCTCTGCACTGGGATTCGTATCGAGCTGCTTTCTCTGACGAATACGGCGTATGGCTTGCGCTGGGGAATTCCTTCATCATTGCCACGGGGACATTGGTGTTGACGCTGCTGATCGCGGTTCCAGCCTCGTATGCAGTGGCGCGGTATCGCACCGGAATTTCGACGTCAATGATGGTGTTGTTGACCGTTGTGCAGCTTCTTCCCGCAATCGCTGTGTCAATCCCGATGTTCGTGATGTTCCGTCAGATGGGGTTGATTAATACGTATGCCTCGATCATCATCGCTGATGTATCTGTGACTCTTCCCTTTGCGGTGATTTTGCTTCGCCCCTACTTTAAGCAATTCCCTTATGAGGTCGAGGAAGCGGCGAAACTTGACGGTTTAGGTGTCCTTCAGACGATTGTTCGCATCATCATCCCGACGATTCGTCCGGGTGTTGTGATGATCGGGTCGTTTTCCTTCCTCATGGCGTGGGGTGAATTCACCTTCGCGTTAACTCTGTCGACTCAGCAGCATGTTCAGCCATTGACGGTTGCGTTGAATCGCTTAATTGGGCAATACGGAACGAACTGGAACGACTTGATGGCGGTTGCCACACTGATTGCTCTCCCAGTTCTGATTATTTTCATTGCTCTTCAGCGTTACATCGTTGCCGGATTAGCTGGGGGTGCGACGAAAGGGTAG
- a CDS encoding AAA family ATPase → MLLSFSITNWKSYAETAEFSMIATREQRYGDRLTRVGRQRVLPVTAIYGANAAGKSTFVRALAALRDIVVGARRPGATLPAFPHLPDGKTQPSRFEIDFLVDIETKTSRRREVTLVYEVEFDRRQIRYEALLIRRQKTEDYLFERTGKHVVLDSEFQNNQRVVAHTEVISDNETVLGAVGSDEDVEPSFFTAAYSWFAQQLTVIFPSSEFVHLPALFDADELFAQAMNAGLSRADTGISELVLEEMKVSMLPLEAEQVDELINKLEEDGGAFIVGGETRDYAVLDIADERPRARRLVARHDISTGPHEESEGFNLHLREESDGTQRFMNLLPVLFQLRQEDLRGVFVIDELENSMHPKLTEEFIRIFLDELGEAQRRQLIFTTHEIQLMRSDILRRDEIWLAEKERGQTQLTRVSDFSRDGVRKDADLLSSYMSGRLGGVPRV, encoded by the coding sequence ATGCTTCTGTCGTTCTCGATAACGAATTGGAAGTCCTACGCGGAGACTGCTGAATTCTCCATGATCGCCACCCGTGAACAGCGGTATGGCGACCGACTGACGCGAGTTGGACGACAACGCGTGCTACCTGTGACGGCAATATATGGGGCAAATGCGGCTGGAAAATCAACGTTTGTCAGGGCTCTTGCAGCGCTGCGCGACATTGTCGTGGGTGCGCGTCGTCCGGGAGCTACGCTTCCTGCCTTCCCGCACCTGCCGGATGGAAAGACTCAGCCATCGCGATTTGAGATCGATTTTCTCGTCGACATTGAAACGAAGACATCGCGTCGGAGGGAAGTTACCCTCGTGTACGAAGTTGAATTTGATCGCCGTCAGATCCGCTATGAGGCGCTACTCATTCGGCGTCAGAAGACCGAAGACTACCTCTTTGAGCGAACAGGGAAGCACGTGGTGCTTGATTCTGAGTTCCAGAACAATCAAAGGGTCGTTGCGCATACCGAAGTTATTTCGGATAACGAAACCGTTTTGGGTGCCGTCGGATCGGATGAAGATGTGGAACCCTCGTTTTTCACGGCAGCATACTCGTGGTTTGCTCAGCAGCTTACGGTGATTTTCCCTTCGTCAGAATTTGTGCATCTCCCCGCTCTCTTCGATGCTGACGAACTGTTCGCTCAGGCGATGAATGCAGGCCTCTCCCGTGCGGATACGGGAATTTCCGAACTTGTTCTTGAAGAAATGAAGGTCAGCATGCTCCCGCTTGAGGCTGAGCAGGTTGACGAGTTGATCAACAAACTCGAAGAAGACGGCGGTGCATTTATCGTTGGTGGAGAGACTAGAGACTACGCGGTTCTCGACATTGCTGATGAGCGTCCGCGTGCTCGTCGGCTGGTTGCTCGGCATGACATCTCAACTGGTCCACACGAGGAGTCGGAAGGTTTTAATCTCCACCTTCGGGAAGAGTCTGATGGTACGCAACGATTCATGAATCTCCTCCCCGTACTCTTTCAGCTACGGCAAGAAGATTTACGAGGAGTTTTCGTCATCGACGAACTGGAAAACTCGATGCACCCGAAACTTACCGAAGAATTTATTCGGATTTTCCTCGATGAACTCGGCGAGGCTCAGCGCCGCCAGCTAATTTTTACGACACACGAGATTCAGCTCATGCGCTCGGATATTCTTCGTCGCGATGAAATCTGGCTCGCCGAGAAGGAACGTGGCCAGACGCAGCTCACCCGGGTTTCAGACTTTTCACGAGATGGCGTACGCAAGGACGCGGATCTCCTCTCTTCATACATGTCGGGCAGGCTCGGCGGCGTGCCGCGCGTGTGA
- a CDS encoding exo-alpha-sialidase gives MKKNLVLTHKFLLTEPQPGLQVHASTVTTTCEGDPLVGWFVGPHEGHPSTTIAVKRGKNPPTFPCLNHTEAQWNPVLMRVEDQSLWLFYKQGNSIERWKTWVVVSHDDGRTWSEPRELVPADESGGRGPIRQSPIIKDRRWIAAGSVENWTAARWDCFVDISDDRGHTWQQHMIPLDHSVLDGAGCIQPTITPGREHAFVMLARSTQGHVFRSTSDDGCHWSPLIPTSLPNNNSGIAALADSQGTLWCAHNLSTSNWGARSTLAMSSSDDDGETWTTELIIEKHASGSTGRPRSVSEHGVITDGVGEYSYPAMLCVGNELWVTYSWQRQAIALARLSMETSPEA, from the coding sequence ATGAAGAAGAATCTCGTACTGACACACAAGTTCCTCCTCACCGAGCCCCAACCCGGCCTACAGGTCCATGCGTCGACGGTCACGACAACGTGTGAAGGGGATCCTCTTGTCGGGTGGTTTGTTGGTCCACATGAAGGACATCCATCGACAACAATTGCCGTCAAACGGGGGAAGAATCCGCCGACATTTCCCTGTCTAAACCACACTGAAGCTCAGTGGAATCCTGTGCTCATGCGCGTAGAAGACCAATCATTGTGGCTGTTTTACAAGCAGGGGAACAGCATCGAGCGGTGGAAGACGTGGGTTGTTGTTTCTCACGATGATGGACGAACATGGAGTGAACCTCGGGAACTGGTCCCCGCAGATGAATCCGGAGGGCGCGGTCCAATTCGGCAGTCACCGATAATCAAGGACCGTCGGTGGATCGCAGCAGGCTCGGTGGAAAACTGGACAGCTGCACGATGGGATTGCTTTGTCGATATCAGCGATGATCGCGGGCACACTTGGCAACAACACATGATTCCCCTTGATCACTCAGTGCTTGACGGGGCTGGGTGTATCCAGCCCACGATTACACCTGGACGTGAACATGCCTTCGTCATGCTTGCTCGGAGTACACAGGGGCATGTCTTTCGTTCGACAAGCGACGATGGGTGTCATTGGTCGCCGTTGATTCCAACGAGCTTGCCGAATAACAACTCAGGAATTGCGGCGCTCGCTGATTCACAGGGAACACTTTGGTGTGCACACAACCTATCGACCTCAAACTGGGGCGCTCGTTCCACTCTTGCGATGTCATCCTCTGACGATGATGGAGAGACATGGACAACGGAATTGATCATCGAGAAACATGCGAGTGGTTCAACAGGGCGTCCACGGTCAGTGTCCGAACACGGTGTCATTACTGATGGGGTAGGTGAGTATTCGTATCCTGCGATGCTGTGTGTGGGCAATGAACTATGGGTGACATACTCCTGGCAGCGCCAGGCTATCGCGCTTGCGAGGTTGAGCATGGAGACGTCTCCGGAGGCTTAG
- a CDS encoding GntR family transcriptional regulator produces MPVTALKAVALGQQLTDDLRLRIVQLEFAEETRLVEDTLAAEYGVSRGPVRDALKTLTFEGLLESRQRGYYVRSFSQKDVDELYEIRQAAETLAGQLVLNSPDPDWSEVLEYLEKMRVAAQAHDSDAFARSDLAFHTAFYEMSGNSRLASLWLQYKPTFATLLSITNAQDHDLHPSYTAHVNLYEYARDRRSKEFFAELSSHLHGSHQRLSAVVAHQEARLFEA; encoded by the coding sequence ATGCCTGTCACCGCTCTGAAAGCAGTTGCCCTCGGGCAGCAACTCACAGATGACCTACGGCTGCGAATCGTTCAGTTGGAATTCGCTGAAGAAACACGCCTCGTTGAAGACACTCTGGCCGCTGAATACGGCGTCAGCCGCGGTCCCGTTCGCGACGCTCTCAAAACGCTGACGTTTGAGGGACTCCTTGAGAGCAGACAGCGCGGCTACTATGTCCGATCCTTTAGTCAGAAAGACGTTGACGAGCTCTACGAAATTCGTCAAGCAGCCGAGACTCTCGCGGGCCAACTTGTGTTGAACAGTCCTGACCCAGATTGGTCTGAAGTCCTTGAGTATCTGGAGAAAATGCGTGTTGCCGCTCAAGCACACGACTCCGATGCCTTCGCCCGAAGCGATCTTGCGTTCCATACCGCGTTTTACGAGATGTCAGGAAATTCTCGTCTCGCTAGCCTATGGCTCCAGTACAAACCAACATTCGCCACGTTACTGAGCATTACGAACGCCCAGGATCACGACCTCCATCCCTCATACACTGCTCACGTCAATCTCTACGAATATGCTCGCGATCGGCGATCGAAGGAGTTCTTTGCCGAACTTTCCTCCCATCTTCACGGTTCTCATCAGCGACTCAGTGCCGTCGTTGCGCACCAAGAAGCACGCTTGTTCGAGGCCTAG